One Thermicanus aegyptius DSM 12793 DNA segment encodes these proteins:
- the galE gene encoding UDP-glucose 4-epimerase GalE has translation MRILVLGGAGYIGSHAVYRLIDLNYDVVVVDNLLTGHELAIHPEAKFYKGDIRDKYFLRQVFEKEPIDGVLHFAASTQVGESMTNPIKYFDNNVYGTHVLLDAMKDYGVNHIVFSSSAAVYGEQTTMPITEEAATIPTSPYGESKLIMEKMMKWCDMAYGIKYVSLRYFNVAGARAIGEIGEDHEPETHLIPVTIQVALGKRDFISIYGDDYDTQDGTCIRDYIHVEDLIDAHILALRYLQNGGDSSVYNLGSSNGFSVKEIVEAVREVTGHPIPAKIEAKRAGDPSRLIASSEKAKQVLGWQPKRTSIHRIIQDAWNWHRSHPNGYGKLGEAR, from the coding sequence ATGAGGATATTGGTTCTAGGCGGGGCGGGTTACATTGGTTCACATGCCGTTTACCGATTGATCGATCTAAATTATGATGTAGTGGTCGTTGACAACTTGCTAACCGGACACGAATTGGCGATTCATCCGGAAGCAAAATTTTATAAGGGGGATATAAGGGATAAATACTTTCTAAGGCAGGTTTTTGAGAAGGAGCCGATTGACGGGGTGCTTCATTTTGCTGCTAGTACACAGGTTGGTGAATCGATGACCAATCCAATCAAGTATTTCGATAATAATGTATACGGAACACACGTTCTATTGGATGCGATGAAGGATTATGGAGTGAATCACATTGTGTTCTCCTCTTCTGCCGCGGTTTATGGTGAGCAAACAACCATGCCAATTACGGAAGAGGCTGCAACCATTCCGACCAGTCCTTATGGAGAATCAAAATTAATCATGGAAAAGATGATGAAATGGTGTGATATGGCTTACGGAATCAAATATGTGTCATTACGCTATTTCAACGTCGCCGGCGCCAGAGCGATCGGAGAAATCGGAGAGGATCACGAACCTGAGACTCATCTTATTCCGGTTACCATTCAAGTTGCATTAGGAAAGCGCGATTTTATTTCAATTTATGGCGATGATTATGATACTCAGGACGGAACATGCATTCGTGACTATATCCATGTCGAGGATTTAATCGATGCGCATATTCTGGCCCTTCGTTATTTACAAAATGGCGGTGATAGCAGTGTATACAATCTTGGCAGCAGTAACGGATTTTCTGTGAAGGAAATTGTGGAAGCAGTAAGAGAAGTAACCGGTCACCCGATTCCGGCCAAAATAGAGGCAAAGAGAGCAGGAGATCCAAGTAGGTTAATTGCTTCCTCAGAAAAAGCGAAACAAGTTCTCGGTTGGCAGCCAAAACGTACTTCGATTCATCGCATAATCCAGGACGCTTGGAATTGGCATCGGAGTCATCCAAATGGATATGGAAAGTTAGGAGAGGCCCGATGA
- the galT gene encoding UDP-glucose--hexose-1-phosphate uridylyltransferase, whose amino-acid sequence MNVYQAIEKLVRKAISLEMIQPEDEIYARNQVMSFLGLIDFPEQSAGDSSEGQEIPDLLEVLEQYAVEAGIIENLADEKDILSSKIMNVFMPKPSEVNDTFYQKYLESPEKATQYFYGLSRNSNYIHTKGIAKNINFKTETAYGELDITINLSKPEKDPEEIARAKERGVLSNYPKCLLCIENEGYAGRIGHPARSNHRMVRLTLTNETWYFQYSPYVYYNEHCIVLSAEHRDMAINRKTFQRLLEFVEKFPHYFIGSNADLPIVGGSILTHDHYQGGNYEFPMHRAPEEIFFTMSAFPTVKAATVKWPMSVIRLSGKNKDELVAACEYILEKWIYYSDLDAQIIAFTNEARHNTITPIVRMKNGKFEVDLVLRNNRTDNEHPLGIFHPHRDVHHIKKENIGLIEVMGLAVLPSRLKTELAEVENYLLGEPNQIAGYHLPWADEMKDRYKEKITPLTVEKIVQKEVGFKFLRVLEDAGVFKRNEQGQRAFRKFISTLRA is encoded by the coding sequence ATGAATGTTTATCAGGCAATAGAGAAGTTGGTTCGAAAAGCGATCTCTTTGGAAATGATTCAACCGGAGGATGAAATTTACGCGAGGAACCAAGTCATGTCATTTCTTGGCTTAATAGACTTTCCGGAACAGTCTGCAGGAGATTCTTCAGAAGGCCAAGAAATTCCTGACCTCCTTGAGGTATTAGAACAATATGCCGTGGAAGCGGGGATCATTGAAAATCTGGCTGATGAAAAAGATATTTTAAGCAGTAAAATCATGAATGTTTTCATGCCTAAGCCATCCGAAGTTAATGATACTTTTTATCAAAAGTACCTAGAGAGCCCGGAAAAGGCAACTCAATACTTCTATGGGTTGAGCCGAAACAGCAATTATATTCACACGAAAGGAATTGCGAAAAATATCAATTTTAAAACCGAAACTGCTTATGGCGAATTAGATATTACGATTAATCTTTCCAAGCCGGAAAAAGATCCTGAGGAAATAGCAAGAGCAAAGGAACGTGGGGTTTTATCCAACTATCCGAAGTGTCTGCTTTGTATCGAAAATGAAGGCTATGCCGGCAGAATCGGCCATCCTGCCCGCTCAAATCACCGGATGGTCAGGTTGACATTAACCAATGAAACATGGTATTTCCAATACTCACCTTACGTTTATTACAATGAACATTGCATTGTTTTATCTGCTGAACATCGAGATATGGCGATTAACAGGAAGACGTTCCAGAGATTACTGGAATTCGTTGAGAAATTCCCGCATTATTTTATTGGTTCTAATGCGGACTTACCCATCGTCGGCGGTTCGATATTAACGCATGATCATTATCAAGGGGGTAACTATGAATTCCCCATGCATAGGGCTCCGGAGGAAATCTTTTTTACCATGAGCGCTTTTCCAACGGTTAAAGCAGCAACAGTGAAGTGGCCGATGTCTGTAATACGTTTAAGCGGTAAGAACAAGGATGAGCTGGTAGCGGCATGTGAGTATATCCTAGAAAAATGGATCTATTATTCGGACTTGGATGCCCAAATCATTGCATTTACAAATGAAGCAAGACATAACACGATTACTCCCATCGTCAGAATGAAAAATGGGAAATTTGAAGTTGACCTGGTACTTAGAAATAACCGTACAGACAATGAACATCCCCTGGGGATTTTTCATCCGCATCGCGATGTCCATCATATTAAAAAGGAAAACATCGGCCTTATTGAAGTTATGGGTCTGGCGGTGCTACCGTCTCGACTGAAGACGGAATTGGCCGAAGTGGAGAACTATTTATTGGGAGAACCCAATCAAATCGCGGGTTACCATCTTCCATGGGCCGATGAAATGAAGGATCGCTATAAAGAGAAAATAACACCTCTAACCGTGGAAAAAATCGTTCAAAAAGAAGTCGGGTTTAAATTCTTAAGAGTTCTTGAAGATGCCGGGGTTTTTAAACGGAACGAGCAGGGGCAAAGGGCATTCAGAAAATTTATTTCCACTTTACGTGCTTAA
- a CDS encoding aldose epimerase family protein encodes MRILQNHFGDLKDQPITAFTLQNDQGMEVTSLNYGCIITKILVPDQNGMMENVVLGFDSMEEYERYSPYFGAVIGRFAGRIKNAEFELDGRIYRLAKNDHGNHLHGGLHGFDKVVWKTEIIERSDQVGLEFTYLSEDGEEGYPGNLYMKVAYTLTNENELIISYSGRSDYRTLLNVTNHSYFNLSGNLKRDILHHRLTLKSDQFLELDEKLVPTGKILAVDDTPFDFREGREIIDGVHSTHPQNILAGYGYDHPFLLAEHHNEEILLFDEESGRLLTVETDQPVVVLYTGNQLLNTFAIRGVPSRKYLGLCLETQGYPDSVHHPHFPSNMLEKDEEFHSVTKYKFDVKG; translated from the coding sequence ATGAGAATCTTACAGAATCATTTCGGAGATTTAAAAGATCAACCGATCACCGCCTTTACATTGCAAAATGATCAAGGCATGGAAGTCACGAGTCTAAATTATGGCTGTATTATTACGAAGATCCTGGTACCCGATCAAAACGGCATGATGGAAAATGTAGTGCTTGGCTTTGATTCCATGGAGGAATATGAGCGGTATTCCCCCTATTTCGGCGCCGTGATCGGCCGTTTTGCCGGTAGGATTAAAAATGCCGAATTTGAATTGGATGGCCGCATCTATCGGTTGGCCAAGAATGATCACGGCAACCATCTTCACGGCGGTCTTCATGGTTTTGACAAAGTGGTGTGGAAGACAGAGATCATTGAACGTAGTGATCAAGTTGGATTGGAATTTACTTACTTAAGCGAGGATGGGGAAGAAGGTTATCCTGGGAATCTATACATGAAGGTTGCCTATACTTTAACGAACGAGAATGAGTTGATCATTTCCTATTCCGGAAGATCGGACTACCGCACGCTCCTCAATGTGACGAATCATTCCTATTTTAATTTGAGCGGCAACCTGAAAAGAGATATCTTGCATCATCGATTAACGTTAAAGAGCGACCAATTTCTTGAATTGGATGAAAAACTGGTTCCTACGGGGAAGATTTTAGCGGTGGATGATACGCCGTTTGATTTTCGTGAGGGAAGAGAAATCATCGATGGTGTCCATTCTACCCATCCGCAAAATATTCTTGCCGGATATGGGTATGATCATCCGTTCCTGCTGGCAGAACATCATAATGAGGAAATTCTACTATTTGATGAAGAGAGCGGCCGATTATTAACCGTTGAAACGGATCAACCGGTTGTCGTACTTTATACGGGGAATCAGTTGCTGAATACCTTCGCCATTCGTGGCGTCCCATCGCGAAAATATCTTGGCTTATGTCTTGAAACACAAGGATACCCTGATTCGGTCCATCACCCACATTTTCCGTCGAATATGCTCGAGAAGGATGAAGAATTCCATTCGGTTACAAAATATAAGTTTGATGTAAAAGGATAA
- a CDS encoding GDSL-type esterase/lipase family protein: MRNVILLRFLIFVSVLAFSTFLIGFGLAVKDLLMPTASPLPSLGVGGEKPSLEKDSLTIVSLGDSLTRGVGDGEGKGYVGRVVERLKSIEKRKVNVTNLAVSGATSQDLIKQLSVPGVRYAISEADILFLTIGGNDLNPGFEKLDKIDPTHFTGDLSAFVTRGKKILEEIRDVNPDAPLFWLGLYNPFEDVLPGTNRTVLAWNRQMEDLSLSVRSVYFVPLFDLFHQQTGMLYSDHFHPNSKGYEAISIRLSSVLINVLGTGGGEKH, from the coding sequence ATGAGAAATGTAATTCTCTTGCGCTTTCTCATTTTTGTTTCGGTTCTTGCCTTTTCCACCTTCCTCATCGGTTTCGGACTGGCAGTGAAAGATCTCCTGATGCCGACTGCCTCGCCTCTTCCCTCCCTGGGAGTTGGGGGGGAGAAACCCTCCTTAGAGAAAGATTCGCTTACCATTGTATCTTTGGGTGATTCCCTGACCCGAGGCGTGGGGGATGGGGAAGGAAAAGGGTATGTGGGGAGAGTGGTGGAGCGGTTAAAAAGCATCGAAAAGAGGAAAGTGAACGTGACGAATCTGGCCGTGAGCGGTGCGACCTCACAGGATTTAATAAAGCAGTTGTCCGTGCCGGGCGTCCGGTATGCCATCTCGGAAGCGGATATTCTCTTCCTGACCATCGGGGGAAATGATTTAAACCCGGGATTTGAGAAGTTGGACAAGATTGATCCAACCCATTTTACCGGTGACCTCTCCGCATTTGTCACCCGCGGCAAGAAAATTTTGGAAGAGATTCGGGACGTAAATCCCGATGCTCCCCTGTTTTGGCTGGGTCTTTATAACCCTTTCGAAGATGTTCTTCCCGGTACGAACCGAACCGTTCTCGCTTGGAATCGGCAGATGGAAGATCTTTCACTCTCCGTCAGGTCTGTCTATTTCGTTCCTTTATTTGACCTTTTTCATCAGCAGACCGGAATGCTTTATTCAGACCATTTCCACCCAAACAGCAAGGGGTATGAGGCAATCTCCATCCGTCTTTCATCCGTTCTCATCAATGTTTTGGGAACAGGAGGGGGAGAAAAGCATTGA
- a CDS encoding ABC transporter ATP-binding protein produces the protein MSKRVGKRILVENLSFRISAGEVFGFLGPNGAGKTTTIRMLVGLIRPTNGRIRIGGYDLQTHFTEAIRQVGSLVENPEAYSFLTGWENLKQSARILGNVEDSWIHEVVSWVGLTERIHDRVKTYSLGMKQRLGIAQTLLGKPRLLILDEPTNGLDPAGIRELRGFIRRLVDEMEMAVLISSHLLSEVEMMCDRVGIMQRGRFIREATIEELMKETRDRFLFRFTPMEKGEELLKKIPFVKEIKGDGERIICHMPADRVPQVISALVQADIHIREVSPIHVTLEDLFLSLTGGEQGA, from the coding sequence ATAAGTAAAAGAGTGGGGAAAAGAATATTGGTGGAGAATCTTTCATTCAGAATATCGGCAGGGGAGGTGTTCGGTTTTCTTGGCCCCAATGGGGCAGGAAAGACGACGACGATCCGCATGTTGGTCGGCCTCATTCGTCCGACGAATGGACGCATTCGGATTGGAGGATATGACCTTCAAACCCATTTTACCGAAGCGATCCGCCAAGTGGGCAGCCTTGTGGAAAATCCGGAGGCTTATTCTTTCCTCACCGGGTGGGAGAATCTGAAGCAATCGGCTCGCATCCTGGGAAATGTGGAGGATTCATGGATTCATGAGGTGGTGAGTTGGGTGGGCCTGACGGAGAGGATTCACGATCGGGTGAAGACCTATTCGCTGGGGATGAAGCAGCGTCTCGGCATCGCCCAGACTCTCTTGGGGAAACCGCGCCTGCTCATCCTGGATGAACCGACCAACGGGCTCGATCCTGCAGGAATTCGGGAACTCAGGGGATTTATCCGACGCCTGGTAGATGAAATGGAGATGGCGGTTCTCATCTCCAGCCACCTCCTGAGCGAAGTGGAAATGATGTGTGATCGGGTAGGGATTATGCAGCGCGGCCGATTCATCCGGGAGGCGACCATTGAAGAGCTGATGAAAGAGACACGGGATCGTTTTCTCTTTCGCTTTACGCCCATGGAGAAAGGGGAAGAGCTGCTTAAAAAGATTCCCTTCGTGAAAGAAATAAAGGGGGATGGAGAGAGAATCATCTGCCATATGCCTGCCGATCGGGTACCCCAGGTGATCTCCGCTTTGGTCCAAGCAGATATACATATACGGGAAGTATCGCCTATTCATGTTACCTTGGAAGATCTTTTCCTCTCCCTGACGGGGGGTGAGCAGGGTGCGTGA
- a CDS encoding ABC transporter permease: MREIRILIWNEMEKIYRKRRFLVIFLILLLLIPLFVYAQYKQNETVLERMGTKDWHLILQQQIIDNQNRLNSSRLPDEWRSWLVIRNEQLQYYLDHDINPNVQGGPAFVRSFMENGITLFIPLLVMIVSIDLVSGERSEGTIKLLLTRPIRRWKVLLSKYIAMLLSLSLVILMVAVLSYFISGFIFGYSGWNTPLLTGFIVEKESLNTTSVHLVSQWKYILMAYGLGWFVSWAVATISFMVSVLLRNTAAAMGIMIASLIAGNLLTNYAASWKEARYIFSVNLDLTSYLSGLMPPIEGMTPAFSMITLTVWAVVSLFISFAVFTRQDMFH, translated from the coding sequence GTGCGTGAAATACGGATTCTCATTTGGAATGAAATGGAGAAGATCTATCGGAAAAGGCGTTTCCTCGTCATCTTCCTCATTCTCCTCCTCTTAATTCCCCTCTTCGTTTATGCGCAGTATAAACAGAACGAGACGGTGTTGGAGCGGATGGGGACAAAGGATTGGCATCTTATCCTTCAACAACAGATCATAGACAACCAGAATCGCTTAAATAGTTCCCGCCTCCCCGACGAGTGGCGGAGTTGGCTCGTGATACGGAACGAGCAACTCCAGTACTATTTGGATCACGATATAAACCCAAATGTGCAAGGGGGGCCTGCCTTCGTCCGGAGTTTTATGGAAAACGGCATCACCCTCTTTATCCCTCTACTCGTCATGATCGTCTCCATTGATCTGGTTTCCGGAGAACGAAGCGAGGGCACGATAAAACTCCTTCTCACCCGGCCAATCCGCCGATGGAAGGTTCTGTTAAGCAAATACATCGCCATGCTTCTCTCCCTCTCCCTGGTGATCTTGATGGTTGCTGTTCTTTCCTATTTCATTTCCGGCTTTATCTTCGGATATTCGGGGTGGAACACACCTTTACTTACAGGCTTTATTGTGGAGAAGGAGAGTCTCAATACGACGTCTGTCCACCTCGTTTCCCAATGGAAATATATCTTGATGGCCTATGGACTAGGTTGGTTCGTCAGCTGGGCGGTGGCCACCATTTCTTTTATGGTTTCCGTCTTGCTTCGGAATACGGCGGCAGCCATGGGGATCATGATCGCCTCCCTCATCGCCGGGAATCTTCTCACCAATTATGCAGCTTCCTGGAAGGAGGCGAGATATATCTTTAGCGTTAACCTCGATCTCACCTCTTATCTTTCGGGATTGATGCCACCCATTGAAGGAATGACCCCCGCCTTTTCGATGATCACCCTAACGGTTTGGGCAGTTGTTTCTCTCTTTATTTCCTTCGCCGTTTTTACACGGCAGGATATGTTTCATTGA
- the pepV gene encoding dipeptidase PepV: MMDIDWLGEVEKRKEELVRDLQEFLQIPSVLKEEAKEGAPFGPDVAKALGYILDLSSRMGMRTQNLDGYIGYGEFGDGKEMVGILCHVDVVPPGKGWSVPPFSGRIIGDRIVSRGASDDKGPTIAALYGAKIVKELGLPLKRRVRLIFGTDEESEWRCIDRYNESEEKPVVGFAPDADFPLIFAEKGLYNVALRFHLGSGGKTGIHLLSFTSGERSNMVPDYAEARLKMEDPRLMERIKETYLHYLKEKGYPGEWGVEEGELKLAVKGVSAHGSLPELGEHAGWRLAAFLNDLTLDQEGSRFIELLNHLFLDDPKGKKLEIEASDPVMGDLTVNVGVISYPGQGGEGEMVKINIRYPSSTHVEEIRGKILSKIGPYGGEIVKEDKKLTPHLVPKDHPLVKTLLRVYRSQTGDTREPLAIGGATYARSLPLGVAFGAAFPGREDVAHQKDEYILLDDLVKATAIYAQAIYELANMELVE, encoded by the coding sequence ATGATGGATATCGATTGGCTGGGAGAGGTGGAAAAAAGAAAAGAGGAATTGGTTAGGGACCTGCAGGAATTTTTGCAAATCCCCAGTGTTCTGAAGGAAGAGGCGAAGGAAGGGGCTCCCTTCGGCCCGGATGTGGCCAAAGCCTTAGGGTATATTTTAGACCTGAGCAGCAGGATGGGCATGAGGACCCAAAACCTGGACGGATACATCGGCTATGGTGAGTTTGGGGATGGAAAGGAAATGGTGGGGATTCTCTGCCACGTGGATGTGGTGCCTCCCGGCAAGGGATGGTCGGTCCCCCCATTTAGCGGTAGGATCATAGGGGACCGCATCGTCTCCAGGGGAGCCAGCGATGATAAAGGACCCACCATCGCAGCCCTCTATGGCGCCAAAATCGTAAAGGAATTAGGTCTTCCCCTCAAGAGAAGGGTTCGTTTAATCTTTGGTACCGATGAGGAGAGCGAATGGCGCTGTATCGATCGCTATAATGAGAGTGAGGAGAAGCCCGTCGTGGGCTTTGCTCCCGACGCCGACTTTCCCTTAATCTTTGCGGAAAAAGGTTTGTACAATGTGGCCCTTCGCTTTCACCTGGGGTCCGGCGGAAAGACGGGGATTCACCTTCTCTCCTTTACTTCCGGGGAACGAAGCAACATGGTTCCCGATTACGCCGAGGCGCGTCTTAAAATGGAGGATCCTCGGCTTATGGAGAGGATCAAGGAGACCTATCTGCATTATTTGAAGGAGAAGGGATATCCCGGAGAATGGGGGGTGGAGGAGGGAGAATTAAAACTTGCCGTAAAAGGGGTATCCGCCCATGGAAGCCTGCCGGAACTGGGAGAGCACGCAGGATGGCGTTTGGCCGCCTTCCTGAATGATCTCACCCTGGATCAAGAGGGATCCCGCTTTATCGAACTGCTAAACCATCTCTTTCTCGATGATCCCAAAGGGAAAAAATTAGAGATTGAAGCAAGCGATCCGGTGATGGGGGATCTCACCGTCAATGTGGGCGTCATTTCTTATCCTGGTCAGGGTGGGGAAGGGGAAATGGTAAAGATCAACATCCGGTATCCTTCCTCCACCCATGTGGAGGAGATTCGAGGAAAGATCTTATCTAAAATTGGACCTTACGGCGGGGAGATCGTCAAAGAAGATAAGAAGCTCACCCCTCACCTGGTACCCAAAGACCACCCGCTGGTGAAGACCCTTCTTCGGGTTTACCGCTCCCAGACCGGTGATACCCGGGAGCCCCTTGCCATCGGTGGAGCCACCTATGCCCGTTCTCTGCCGCTTGGTGTCGCTTTTGGCGCCGCATTTCCGGGGCGGGAAGATGTGGCTCATCAGAAAGATGAATATATTCTTTTGGATGATCTTGTAAAGGCGACCGCGATCTACGCCCAAGCCATTTACGAGTTGGCCAATATGGAGTTGGTGGAGTAA
- a CDS encoding alpha/beta hydrolase, translating to MRKVERNESSGETEKEKGERGKMKEGDLFYRQWKVSNPIGALYLIHGLGEHCGRYEHVARFLNGQGISVYSGDLPGFGRTKGRRGDASSFHELTEAVLNGWNEMNKETVGIPQFLLGHSMGGLVSLHLLITHGKEVKPDGVILSSPALKSKVEVSRWKEGLAKLLTPLFPKLTLPSGISPSSVTKDPEVVKKYGKDPYVHSFLSLRFYQEFNRTMAFVLEKAGDFPAGIPLMIMQAGEDLLVDAEAAKEFMKKIPHHSLHEYKEWPGLYHEILNEQEKEKVMEEMWKFIERVMSRKNRATIQKNDVGINGSFESIQP from the coding sequence TTGCGGAAAGTAGAGAGGAATGAAAGCAGTGGGGAAACCGAGAAAGAGAAAGGGGAGCGTGGCAAGATGAAAGAGGGAGACCTTTTTTACAGGCAGTGGAAGGTATCCAACCCCATCGGGGCACTCTACTTGATCCACGGTTTGGGGGAGCACTGCGGCCGTTATGAACATGTGGCCCGGTTTCTAAATGGACAGGGAATCTCCGTTTACTCCGGAGATCTTCCCGGCTTCGGCCGGACGAAGGGGAGAAGGGGAGATGCTTCCTCCTTTCATGAATTGACGGAGGCCGTGTTAAACGGGTGGAATGAGATGAACAAAGAAACTGTGGGGATTCCCCAATTCCTCCTTGGCCACAGTATGGGTGGGCTTGTTTCTCTCCATCTCCTCATCACGCATGGGAAGGAGGTAAAGCCGGACGGAGTGATCCTTTCCTCTCCCGCCCTGAAGTCAAAAGTGGAGGTTTCCCGTTGGAAAGAAGGGTTGGCTAAACTTTTGACTCCCCTCTTTCCCAAGCTTACTCTTCCTTCCGGGATTTCCCCTTCATCCGTTACCAAAGATCCCGAAGTGGTCAAAAAGTATGGCAAGGATCCCTACGTTCATTCTTTCCTCTCTCTGAGATTTTATCAGGAGTTTAATCGAACGATGGCCTTTGTCTTGGAGAAGGCGGGGGATTTCCCTGCGGGGATTCCCCTCATGATCATGCAGGCAGGTGAGGATCTTTTAGTAGATGCGGAGGCAGCCAAAGAATTCATGAAAAAAATCCCCCATCACTCCTTGCATGAGTATAAGGAATGGCCGGGACTTTATCACGAGATCTTGAACGAACAGGAAAAAGAGAAAGTGATGGAGGAGATGTGGAAGTTCATAGAGAGGGTCATGTCCCGGAAAAATCGGGCCACCATTCAGAAGAATGATGTAGGGATAAACGGATCTTTTGAATCAATTCAACCTTGA
- a CDS encoding ABC transporter ATP-binding protein has protein sequence MEKDMKIPTWKKLIQILLQMKISWVLLGTSMLLSLLATMTSLAIPFITKDLIDGFTLDAIHPELVASIIGAFIIQAVTGGISAYLLARIGQQIVAGLRERLWKKLLSLPISYYDRHQTGETISRVTNDTGIVKELISDHFTGFFNGIISMIGAVMVLFYLDRQLTLVMFTVIPLTLVILFPVGRQMYHVSKGLQDETAHFSAILNQVLSDIRLVKASNAERSEYINGSARIKKLYRFGLKEGKLHAVMAPLVSSMILLLLVIIFGFGGLRVASGTLTAGELVAFIIYLIQIVSPISQIAGFFTYFQKAMGATERILLLLGMEEEDLASGKPVQNLNQPIIFEEVSFSYKPGEPVLDRISFKAHPGQVTAIVGPSGSGKTTLFSLLERYYLPLCGTIKLGSDPIDRFSLSSWRGHIGYVSQESPIISGTIRENICYGIEREVRPEELVNAAKMAYADEFINELPEKYETDVGERGIKLSGGQRQRIAIARALLRDPAILLLDEATSSLDSQSEIAVQQALNNLMQGRTTLVIAHRLSTVIDADQIVFLEKGRITGIGSHQELFLSHPLYREFSMQQLRVQG, from the coding sequence ATGGAGAAAGATATGAAAATTCCCACCTGGAAAAAGTTAATCCAGATTCTCTTGCAAATGAAGATTTCCTGGGTACTTCTGGGAACCTCCATGCTTCTAAGCCTTCTGGCTACCATGACCTCCCTCGCAATCCCATTTATTACCAAAGATCTGATTGACGGTTTTACATTGGATGCCATCCATCCTGAACTCGTCGCATCCATCATCGGCGCTTTCATCATTCAAGCCGTGACCGGTGGGATATCCGCGTATCTGTTGGCGCGCATCGGCCAGCAGATTGTCGCAGGCTTGAGGGAACGTTTATGGAAAAAACTTCTCTCTTTACCGATCTCATACTACGACCGGCATCAGACCGGAGAGACGATCAGCCGGGTAACCAACGATACCGGCATCGTGAAAGAATTGATCTCGGATCATTTCACCGGGTTTTTCAACGGGATCATCTCCATGATTGGTGCCGTTATGGTTCTGTTTTATCTGGATCGGCAGCTGACATTGGTCATGTTTACGGTCATTCCCCTCACGTTGGTCATTCTCTTTCCGGTAGGAAGACAGATGTATCACGTATCGAAGGGGCTGCAGGATGAAACGGCTCATTTCTCGGCGATCTTGAACCAGGTTTTGTCGGATATCCGCCTCGTAAAGGCTTCCAATGCCGAACGAAGCGAGTATATAAACGGAAGTGCAAGGATCAAAAAGCTTTACAGGTTCGGTTTGAAGGAAGGAAAACTTCATGCGGTGATGGCTCCTCTGGTTTCGTCGATGATTCTTCTGCTCCTGGTCATCATCTTCGGTTTCGGAGGGCTCCGCGTTGCCTCGGGGACTTTAACCGCCGGTGAACTGGTGGCGTTCATTATATACCTGATTCAGATCGTGTCGCCGATTTCACAGATCGCCGGTTTCTTTACCTATTTTCAGAAGGCGATGGGCGCTACGGAAAGAATCCTGCTCCTGTTGGGAATGGAAGAAGAAGATTTAGCTTCAGGTAAACCGGTACAAAATCTGAATCAGCCGATCATTTTCGAGGAAGTGTCGTTTTCCTACAAACCGGGGGAACCGGTTCTGGATCGGATCAGCTTTAAAGCCCATCCCGGGCAGGTAACCGCCATCGTGGGCCCGAGCGGAAGCGGTAAAACCACACTGTTTTCCCTTCTGGAGAGGTATTATCTCCCGCTTTGCGGGACCATTAAACTGGGAAGCGACCCGATCGACCGGTTTTCGCTTTCATCTTGGAGAGGCCATATCGGATACGTCTCTCAGGAAAGCCCGATCATCTCCGGAACGATCCGAGAGAACATCTGCTATGGCATTGAGAGGGAAGTTCGCCCGGAAGAACTGGTTAACGCAGCGAAAATGGCCTACGCCGATGAGTTTATTAACGAGCTTCCGGAAAAGTATGAAACAGACGTGGGGGAACGAGGCATAAAATTGTCAGGGGGACAGCGCCAAAGAATAGCGATCGCGAGGGCATTGCTGCGGGACCCGGCCATCCTGCTATTGGATGAGGCCACCTCTAGCCTAGATAGCCAATCGGAAATCGCTGTCCAACAAGCTTTGAACAACTTGATGCAGGGAAGGACCACACTGGTTATTGCCCACCGCCTGTCCACGGTGATTGACGCCGACCAAATCGTTTTTCTCGAAAAAGGAAGAATTACCGGAATCGGAAGTCATCAGGAATTGTTCCTAAGCCATCCCCTTTACCGGGAGTTTTCCATGCAGCAACTGCGGGTTCAAGGTTGA